A part of Aquibium oceanicum genomic DNA contains:
- a CDS encoding LysR family transcriptional regulator gives MNLNHLRHVVTVYRMGSFTAAAAELNVSQSSVTKSVAWVEQDLGYALFDRRARGATVTEAGRDFIDRAARIVSDMDRLAADTATGRGERSAILRIGVAPPSLEGLLNRAIRTLLREPAQFRSHVQAGSTQRSMALLGQGDIDILVGPTEELSREQGFSLEHLPDFVGRIFCRKDHPLLREGTVDERQLRQYPIVVPDLSAPMVERLVRMVFGVDSGHVHLHIIDNFPMVAGIIENTNALGVASSTYSRTQTFLQKFRVVPNTPDHPLKISAAWRSRWLPSPPMSRFLNAVRRHPPN, from the coding sequence ATGAACCTCAACCACCTTCGCCACGTCGTCACGGTCTATCGCATGGGGTCGTTCACCGCGGCCGCCGCCGAGCTGAACGTCAGCCAGTCCAGCGTCACCAAATCCGTGGCCTGGGTGGAACAGGACCTGGGCTACGCACTGTTCGACCGCCGCGCGCGCGGCGCGACGGTGACGGAGGCCGGGCGGGATTTCATCGATCGCGCCGCGCGCATCGTCTCGGACATGGATCGACTGGCCGCCGATACGGCGACGGGGCGCGGCGAGCGGAGCGCCATTCTGCGCATCGGCGTTGCCCCGCCATCGCTGGAAGGATTGCTCAACCGTGCGATCCGGACATTGCTGCGCGAGCCTGCGCAGTTCAGATCACACGTTCAGGCCGGTTCGACCCAGCGGTCGATGGCGCTTCTGGGCCAGGGCGATATCGACATTCTCGTCGGCCCGACCGAGGAACTCAGCCGCGAGCAGGGTTTCTCCCTTGAGCACCTGCCGGATTTCGTGGGGCGGATCTTCTGCCGCAAGGACCATCCGCTCCTTCGGGAAGGAACGGTCGACGAACGGCAATTGCGGCAATACCCGATCGTCGTCCCCGACCTGTCGGCTCCGATGGTCGAGCGGTTGGTGCGAATGGTGTTCGGTGTCGACAGCGGCCACGTGCATCTGCACATCATCGACAATTTCCCGATGGTCGCTGGGATCATCGAGAACACCAATGCCCTGGGTGTGGCATCCTCGACCTACTCGCGGACACAGACCTTCCTGCAGAAATTCCGGGTCGTGCCAAACACGCCGGACCACCCACTGAAAATATCGGCGGCATGGCGATCCCGCTGGCTACCCTCGCCGCCGATGTCACGTTTTTTGAACGCGGTCAGGCGACACCCACCGAATTGA
- a CDS encoding branched-chain amino acid ABC transporter permease, producing MSTSDVFQLVLIGLSQGCGYALVAIGFVFIYRATEVVNFAHGEIMMFGAFVVLTFAEFWGFGFWFGAALGLLTMAAMGYLLDMFVMRRMIGENQASVFILTVAIGLILKAAAGMIWGFSPQMMNSPFQGQVELGGIVIGTDRLAIIVGTLVVCVLLWAFFSRTRVGLAMQAASQNQLAAYYSRVPVRRLVSVIWAIAALVAALAGILMAPITQIDTEMSMFGIKAIAGAVVGGFGSIPGALIGCLIIGVSEPFLDYFYPPLKGVYAYIILLVVLFVRPEGLIPQTYQKKV from the coding sequence ATGTCGACCTCTGACGTCTTCCAGCTCGTACTCATCGGCCTGTCGCAGGGCTGCGGCTACGCGCTGGTGGCCATCGGCTTCGTGTTCATCTACCGCGCGACCGAGGTCGTCAATTTCGCACATGGCGAGATCATGATGTTCGGCGCCTTCGTGGTGCTGACCTTCGCCGAGTTTTGGGGGTTCGGATTCTGGTTCGGTGCCGCGCTCGGCCTCCTGACGATGGCCGCTATGGGCTACCTGCTCGACATGTTCGTGATGCGCCGCATGATTGGCGAGAATCAGGCTTCGGTCTTCATCCTGACGGTTGCGATCGGCCTGATCCTCAAGGCGGCGGCAGGAATGATCTGGGGCTTCTCGCCACAGATGATGAACTCGCCGTTCCAGGGACAGGTCGAGCTGGGCGGCATCGTGATCGGCACGGACAGGCTCGCCATCATCGTTGGAACCCTGGTCGTCTGCGTCCTACTGTGGGCCTTCTTCAGCCGGACCCGAGTCGGGCTTGCAATGCAGGCGGCCTCGCAGAACCAGCTTGCCGCGTATTACAGCCGGGTTCCCGTTCGCCGGCTCGTCTCCGTCATCTGGGCAATCGCCGCGCTGGTGGCAGCGCTGGCCGGCATCCTGATGGCGCCGATCACGCAGATCGACACGGAGATGTCGATGTTCGGCATCAAGGCGATTGCCGGAGCGGTGGTCGGCGGCTTCGGATCGATCCCCGGCGCGCTCATCGGCTGCCTCATCATCGGGGTCAGCGAACCTTTCCTCGACTACTTCTACCCGCCTCTCAAGGGCGTCTACGCCTACATCATCCTTCTCGTCGTGCTGTTCGTGCGGCCCGAAGGGCTCATCCCTCAGACCTACCAGAAGAAGGTGTGA
- a CDS encoding MaoC/PaaZ C-terminal domain-containing protein — translation MATDLSKAQVGDELPAVEFGPYSRKLLALYAGASGDHNDIHIDTDFARAAGLGDVFAQGMLSMAPYARVVTDWAGLDRLESLETRFMSITPLGANGRFTGRVVERFEADGVPKLRVALAAHIDGGVQTLGGEAIVRAG, via the coding sequence ATGGCAACGGATCTGAGCAAGGCACAGGTCGGCGACGAGCTTCCGGCGGTCGAGTTCGGCCCCTATTCGCGCAAACTGCTCGCGCTTTATGCGGGCGCATCCGGCGACCACAACGACATCCACATCGATACCGACTTCGCGCGTGCGGCGGGTCTCGGCGACGTCTTCGCACAGGGCATGCTCTCGATGGCGCCCTATGCGCGGGTGGTGACGGACTGGGCCGGGCTCGACCGGCTGGAAAGCCTGGAGACCCGCTTCATGTCGATCACGCCGCTCGGCGCCAACGGGCGCTTTACCGGCAGGGTGGTCGAGAGGTTCGAGGCGGACGGCGTGCCGAAACTGCGTGTCGCACTCGCAGCGCACATCGACGGTGGCGTTCAGACGCTTGGCGGGGAGGCCATCGTCAGGGCGGGTTGA
- a CDS encoding acyl-CoA dehydrogenase family protein, whose product MSEAAWLTDDHRAFGATVRKFLDQDYEPHRDRWTQDRLVPHAFWEKAGALGVLGASIPVEYGGSGLPRTFDLVTYMEQGRIGDTGWGITVHGIVQHYVLAFATEEQKRAWLPKLTSGEWVGAIAMTEPGTGSDLQAVRTTAVRDGNGYRLNGRKTFISNAANADFVIVVAKTDPSKGAKGISLIALETRGADGFERGRKLDKIGMDRQDTMELGFDDVRVPRMSLMGEEEGRGFYQLMGQLPWERLTISVGALAAARCALDCTLDYVKNRKAFGQRLMDYQNTRFKLAEAKSEIEIFAAFVDRMVDELEAGTLTAERAAMGKWWGTEMQGRIVDACLQLHGGYGYMNEYRIAELYRDARVQRIYGGTNEIMRELIARSLDRD is encoded by the coding sequence ATGTCGGAAGCCGCTTGGCTGACCGATGATCATCGTGCCTTCGGCGCGACGGTCCGGAAGTTCCTCGACCAGGACTACGAGCCCCATCGCGACCGGTGGACGCAGGATCGTCTCGTGCCGCACGCCTTCTGGGAGAAGGCAGGCGCGCTCGGCGTCCTCGGCGCGTCCATTCCCGTCGAATATGGCGGATCTGGCCTGCCCCGCACCTTCGACCTCGTCACCTACATGGAGCAGGGACGGATCGGCGACACGGGCTGGGGCATCACCGTCCACGGTATCGTCCAGCACTACGTCCTCGCTTTCGCGACCGAGGAGCAGAAGCGCGCGTGGCTGCCGAAGCTGACGTCCGGCGAGTGGGTGGGCGCCATCGCCATGACCGAGCCCGGCACCGGCAGCGATCTGCAGGCCGTGCGCACGACGGCGGTAAGGGATGGCAACGGCTACCGCCTCAACGGCCGGAAGACCTTCATTTCGAACGCAGCCAATGCCGATTTCGTCATCGTCGTGGCGAAGACTGACCCGTCGAAGGGAGCGAAGGGCATTTCGCTGATCGCTCTGGAGACACGAGGCGCCGACGGATTCGAGCGGGGGCGCAAGCTCGACAAGATCGGCATGGACCGCCAGGACACGATGGAGCTCGGCTTCGATGATGTGCGCGTTCCGCGGATGAGCCTGATGGGCGAAGAGGAGGGCCGGGGCTTTTATCAGCTGATGGGGCAGCTTCCCTGGGAGCGCCTGACGATCTCGGTCGGCGCGCTGGCCGCCGCCCGCTGCGCGCTCGATTGCACTCTGGATTACGTGAAGAACCGCAAGGCCTTCGGCCAGCGGCTGATGGACTACCAGAACACCCGCTTCAAGCTGGCGGAGGCCAAGAGCGAAATCGAGATTTTCGCCGCGTTCGTCGACCGGATGGTGGACGAACTCGAAGCAGGGACGCTGACGGCGGAACGGGCCGCGATGGGTAAGTGGTGGGGCACGGAAATGCAGGGCCGTATTGTCGACGCCTGCCTGCAGCTGCATGGCGGCTACGGCTACATGAACGAATACCGGATCGCCGAACTCTACCGCGACGCCCGTGTGCAGCGGATCTACGGCGGCACGAACGAAATCATGCGCGAACTGATCGCGCGCTCACTGGACAGGGACTGA
- a CDS encoding DMT family transporter, producing the protein MSEIPEASIKASAGRQHDARGSHFVGVGLLLITILGWGINWPVMKVLLAEWPPLFARGSSGLIAGLGIAILARFQGENLGVPAGSRLRMIVASLFNVTAWMGLASLAMSWLSVGEAAMIIYTMPIWATVLAWPINGTKPRISGVLALVLGMGGISVVLAGRGVELDDDKLLGIVCAFSAAVMFAISTIAVRPPVGVAPISGTAWQLVLGSVPMLLIGVFVEQPETYALSPMALWSWLYMSIVAMALCYFCWFAALRRLPPTMASLGTMLIPVIGTVSAAYVLGEPFGIREVTALGLVVTGIGLALTGR; encoded by the coding sequence ATGTCCGAAATCCCGGAGGCTTCGATCAAGGCGTCAGCTGGCAGGCAGCACGACGCCCGCGGGTCGCACTTTGTCGGCGTGGGGCTCCTGCTGATTACGATACTGGGATGGGGGATCAACTGGCCGGTGATGAAGGTCCTGCTTGCCGAATGGCCGCCTCTGTTCGCCCGTGGCAGCAGCGGACTGATCGCAGGACTGGGTATTGCCATTCTCGCCCGTTTCCAGGGCGAGAACCTCGGTGTTCCCGCAGGCTCGCGTCTACGAATGATCGTCGCTTCGCTGTTCAACGTCACGGCGTGGATGGGGTTGGCGAGCCTTGCCATGAGCTGGCTGTCCGTCGGTGAGGCCGCCATGATCATCTACACCATGCCGATCTGGGCGACAGTGCTTGCCTGGCCGATCAACGGCACGAAGCCCCGGATCAGCGGAGTACTGGCGCTGGTTCTCGGCATGGGGGGCATTTCGGTGGTGCTGGCTGGGCGTGGCGTCGAATTGGACGACGACAAACTGCTTGGAATCGTCTGCGCGTTTTCGGCGGCCGTGATGTTCGCGATCAGCACCATCGCCGTGCGGCCGCCGGTCGGTGTCGCGCCGATCAGCGGAACGGCGTGGCAGCTCGTGCTCGGCTCCGTGCCGATGCTGCTGATCGGCGTATTCGTAGAGCAGCCGGAGACTTACGCGCTCAGTCCGATGGCGCTGTGGTCATGGCTTTACATGTCGATCGTGGCAATGGCTCTCTGCTATTTTTGCTGGTTTGCCGCGTTGCGGCGGCTGCCTCCAACCATGGCATCGCTTGGAACGATGCTCATTCCAGTCATCGGCACGGTGTCCGCGGCCTACGTGCTCGGAGAACCTTTCGGTATTCGCGAGGTGACGGCGCTTGGTCTGGTGGTCACCGGGATCGGCCTGGCGCTGACCGGCCGATGA
- a CDS encoding YciI family protein — translation MHFIVHCLDRPGALDLRLANYDAHKAYLASNPVTMLVSGPLLADDNETMIGSFFLVEAESRQDVERFNKADPFFAADLWAEVRIHPFSKRVDNR, via the coding sequence ATGCATTTCATCGTCCATTGCCTTGACCGCCCCGGGGCGCTCGACCTTCGCCTGGCCAACTATGATGCACACAAGGCGTATCTCGCTTCCAATCCCGTCACCATGCTGGTTTCCGGCCCGCTGCTTGCCGATGACAACGAGACGATGATCGGTTCGTTTTTCCTGGTGGAAGCGGAATCCCGGCAGGACGTTGAGCGCTTCAACAAGGCAGACCCCTTCTTCGCCGCGGATCTTTGGGCCGAAGTGAGGATCCATCCGTTCTCCAAACGCGTCGACAATCGATAG
- a CDS encoding ABC transporter ATP-binding protein — protein MTALLSTRNVETYYGPIMAIGGVSIDVPEGKIVCVLGANGAGKTTLLKTISGAIDCRKGQVLFRGEEVQNRNPDAVAACGIAHVPEGREVFPFMSVEENLIVGAWGRSDKDAVARDMEAVYQYFPDLATKRHDMAGFLSGGQQQMLAIGRGLMGDASLMILDEPSLGLSPLLTQMIFGIVRRINRERGITILLVEQNAVAALDLADHGYVMEVGRIVMDAPTSELRESDDIREFYLGKSDEGIRGEKRWKKRKTWR, from the coding sequence ATGACCGCGCTCCTGAGCACCCGCAACGTCGAGACCTACTATGGGCCGATCATGGCCATAGGCGGCGTGTCGATCGACGTGCCCGAGGGCAAGATCGTCTGCGTGCTCGGCGCCAACGGCGCCGGCAAGACGACCTTGCTGAAGACGATCTCGGGGGCGATCGACTGCCGCAAGGGCCAGGTCCTGTTTCGCGGCGAGGAGGTCCAGAACCGCAACCCGGACGCGGTTGCGGCCTGCGGCATCGCCCATGTGCCGGAAGGCCGCGAGGTCTTCCCGTTCATGAGTGTCGAGGAAAACCTGATCGTCGGCGCCTGGGGCCGATCCGACAAGGACGCGGTCGCTCGCGACATGGAGGCGGTCTACCAGTATTTCCCCGATCTCGCGACCAAGCGCCACGACATGGCCGGCTTCCTGTCGGGAGGCCAGCAGCAGATGCTCGCGATCGGTCGCGGCCTGATGGGCGACGCCTCGCTGATGATCCTCGACGAGCCGTCCCTCGGTCTGTCGCCGCTGCTCACCCAGATGATCTTCGGCATCGTCAGGAGGATCAACCGGGAGCGCGGGATCACGATCCTGCTGGTCGAGCAGAATGCGGTGGCGGCGCTGGATCTCGCGGACCACGGCTATGTCATGGAGGTCGGACGCATCGTCATGGACGCGCCGACCAGCGAACTGCGCGAAAGCGACGACATCAGGGAGTTCTATCTCGGCAAGTCGGACGAGGGGATCCGCGGCGAAAAGCGCTGGAAGAAGCGCAAGACATGGAGGTGA
- a CDS encoding lipid-transfer protein: MPKPIVAGVGMIKFAKPGASRTYNEMAAEAVRDALADAGIGYEAVQQVYAGYVYGDSTSGQRAVYDVGMTGVPVVNVNNNCSSGSTALWLARQAVESGAVDCALALGFEEMRPGALGTHFNDRPSPFQLFDEATDRIVGHGEVPLALRYFGGAGLSYMEKHGATLEDFAKIRAKASRHAVRNPLAVFSKEVSVEDVMHSPVVWPGVMHRLMACPPTCGAAAAIICSESYARKHGLDDGVRIVAQEMRTDFSSTFEGDDMMRVVGYDMTVQTANAVYESAGIGPRDVQVVELHDCFAQNELITYEGLGLCPEGGAQKFIDDGDNTYGGQVVTNPSGGLLSKGHPLGATGLAQCYELTRQLRGTAGPTQVDGARLALQHNLGLGGACVVTLYQAQ, translated from the coding sequence ATGCCGAAGCCGATTGTCGCCGGGGTGGGCATGATCAAGTTCGCCAAGCCCGGCGCTTCCAGAACATACAACGAAATGGCCGCCGAGGCAGTCCGCGACGCGCTCGCGGATGCCGGGATCGGCTACGAGGCAGTCCAGCAGGTCTATGCGGGCTACGTCTATGGCGACAGCACGAGCGGCCAGCGCGCCGTCTACGACGTCGGCATGACCGGCGTGCCGGTCGTCAACGTCAACAACAATTGCTCCTCCGGATCGACCGCTCTGTGGCTCGCACGCCAGGCTGTCGAAAGCGGCGCGGTCGACTGCGCCCTGGCGCTCGGGTTCGAGGAGATGCGGCCCGGCGCGCTGGGCACACATTTCAACGACCGGCCAAGTCCGTTCCAGCTCTTCGACGAAGCCACCGACCGGATCGTCGGCCATGGCGAGGTGCCGCTGGCACTGCGCTATTTCGGCGGTGCCGGCCTGTCCTACATGGAAAAGCACGGCGCGACGCTCGAGGATTTCGCAAAGATCAGGGCAAAGGCCAGCCGCCACGCGGTGCGCAATCCACTCGCGGTCTTCAGCAAGGAAGTGTCGGTCGAGGATGTGATGCACAGCCCCGTGGTGTGGCCTGGCGTCATGCACCGACTGATGGCATGTCCCCCGACCTGCGGTGCCGCCGCTGCGATCATCTGTTCCGAGAGCTATGCCCGCAAGCATGGACTGGACGATGGCGTACGCATCGTTGCACAGGAAATGCGCACCGACTTCTCCTCGACGTTCGAGGGCGACGACATGATGCGCGTCGTCGGCTACGACATGACGGTCCAGACGGCGAACGCGGTCTACGAGAGCGCCGGGATCGGGCCGCGGGACGTGCAGGTGGTCGAACTGCACGACTGCTTCGCCCAGAACGAGCTGATCACCTACGAGGGGCTCGGCCTGTGCCCGGAGGGCGGTGCGCAGAAGTTCATCGACGACGGCGACAACACCTATGGCGGCCAGGTCGTCACCAACCCGTCTGGCGGGCTCCTGTCCAAGGGCCACCCGCTCGGCGCGACAGGTCTCGCTCAGTGCTACGAACTGACGCGCCAGTTGCGCGGCACGGCCGGCCCGACACAGGTCGACGGTGCGAGGCTCGCTCTCCAGCACAATCTCGGGCTCGGCGGCGCCTGCGTCGTGACGCTCTACCAGGCGCAGTGA
- a CDS encoding OsmC family protein produces MMKFDVLLESEGTNNAKFRNDCTVHLRGAAPHTAFLPSDEGAYHGGDGTAPYPLSYFVSGLTTCLMTQIRAFSRRLGINVTTFDVFCRAEWQAEMESMKHPYESKGLGFVLDVDIRGEATVEDKTRLILAAAKGCFVEVILKPGLVKHRLKVDGEWVELD; encoded by the coding sequence ATGATGAAATTTGACGTGCTGCTTGAATCGGAAGGTACGAACAATGCGAAGTTCCGCAATGATTGCACGGTGCATCTGCGTGGCGCGGCCCCGCACACTGCGTTCCTGCCATCGGACGAGGGAGCCTACCATGGTGGTGACGGAACCGCGCCGTACCCGCTTTCCTACTTCGTCAGCGGACTGACGACGTGCCTGATGACGCAGATAAGGGCATTCTCGCGCCGTCTCGGCATCAACGTGACGACATTCGACGTCTTCTGTCGGGCGGAGTGGCAAGCCGAGATGGAGAGCATGAAGCACCCTTACGAGAGCAAGGGGCTGGGCTTCGTTCTCGACGTCGACATCCGCGGCGAAGCCACCGTCGAGGACAAGACGAGGCTCATTCTCGCCGCCGCGAAGGGGTGCTTCGTCGAAGTGATTCTGAAGCCCGGCCTGGTGAAACACCGCTTGAAGGTCGACGGTGAGTGGGTGGAATTGGACTAG
- a CDS encoding branched-chain amino acid ABC transporter permease produces the protein MRVLFKTSYDQDIDHLVDPGERFRVGLVIAVALAAPMFVSAYFLSELSIFICYALAGIGLMVLLGFTGQVSFGHAAFLGIGAYAQAALMTWGVPFVVSLPMAGLISGLAGAGLGRAVSKMHGFYLAVATLAFAIVTESVIGAAEPVTGGHMGLQVPAISLFGFELTDNWQVYYLYLGVLLFIIWGTANLMRSPSGRSMIAVRDSETSARSLGIDVAGVKVRAFFVSAAITGVAGGLMAHLLFYLSPETFNLLESLRLMLMVVVGGLGTISGAIFGAIFVSFLPNVIDLVRMVLPAVIADKAGLEYLLFGAIIALFIMFEPQGIYGRWRKLRLFIETYPYYRRATFVRQKRYLKSERFR, from the coding sequence ATGCGGGTTCTCTTCAAGACAAGCTACGACCAGGACATCGATCACCTCGTCGACCCGGGCGAGCGGTTCAGGGTGGGACTGGTGATCGCGGTCGCGCTCGCCGCGCCGATGTTCGTGTCGGCCTATTTCCTGTCGGAGCTTTCGATCTTCATCTGCTACGCACTGGCCGGCATCGGACTCATGGTGCTGCTCGGCTTCACTGGCCAGGTCTCCTTCGGACACGCGGCGTTCCTCGGCATCGGCGCCTATGCGCAGGCTGCCTTGATGACCTGGGGCGTTCCCTTCGTGGTCTCGTTGCCGATGGCCGGTCTGATCTCGGGACTCGCCGGCGCCGGCCTCGGTCGCGCCGTTTCGAAGATGCACGGCTTTTACCTGGCCGTCGCCACGCTCGCCTTCGCCATCGTCACGGAAAGCGTCATCGGCGCGGCCGAACCCGTCACCGGTGGGCACATGGGACTGCAAGTGCCCGCGATCTCGCTGTTCGGTTTCGAACTGACGGATAACTGGCAGGTCTATTACCTCTACCTCGGAGTCCTCCTCTTCATTATCTGGGGTACCGCCAATCTGATGCGCTCGCCATCCGGGCGCTCGATGATCGCGGTGCGCGACAGCGAGACGTCGGCGCGGTCGCTCGGTATCGACGTCGCCGGCGTCAAGGTCCGCGCGTTCTTCGTCTCGGCGGCGATCACCGGCGTCGCGGGCGGACTGATGGCGCATCTGCTTTTCTATCTCTCGCCGGAGACCTTCAACCTCCTCGAGAGCCTGCGCCTCATGCTGATGGTGGTGGTCGGCGGGCTCGGCACGATTTCGGGCGCCATCTTCGGGGCTATCTTCGTCAGTTTCCTGCCGAACGTCATCGACTTGGTGCGGATGGTCCTTCCGGCCGTGATCGCGGACAAGGCGGGTCTCGAATATCTGCTCTTCGGGGCGATCATCGCCCTGTTCATCATGTTCGAGCCGCAGGGCATCTACGGCCGCTGGCGCAAGCTGCGCCTGTTCATCGAGACCTATCCCTACTACCGCCGCGCCACCTTCGTCCGGCAGAAGCGATACCTGAAGTCGGAGCGCTTCCGGTGA
- a CDS encoding SDR family NAD(P)-dependent oxidoreductase: MTKLQGKTAYVTGSGRGIGRAVALKLASEGAAVVVNDLDAEPANAVVDEIAAKGGRAIAVVGSVNETDFAERFINAGLDRFGGVDIIVNNAGYTWDSMIGRMTDDQFDAMIDVHLKAPFRILRAAYRPIADAARAEAAEGREVIRKVVNISSVAGTGGNPGQVNYSSAKSGVLGMTKTLAKEWGRLKVNVNCVAFGYIETRLTVASDEKVELEFEGNRVQVGVPEKVAHGLKSMIPMGRAGSPEEAADGVYLFCAPESNYISGQTVVVGGGISI; the protein is encoded by the coding sequence ATGACGAAGCTGCAGGGCAAGACTGCCTACGTGACCGGTTCAGGCCGCGGCATCGGCCGCGCGGTGGCCTTGAAACTGGCGTCGGAGGGGGCGGCGGTCGTGGTCAACGACCTCGATGCCGAGCCGGCCAATGCGGTGGTCGACGAGATCGCAGCCAAGGGGGGCCGGGCCATTGCCGTCGTCGGCAGCGTGAACGAAACCGATTTCGCGGAGCGCTTCATCAATGCCGGCCTCGATCGCTTCGGCGGTGTCGACATCATCGTGAACAATGCGGGCTACACCTGGGACAGCATGATAGGGCGCATGACGGACGACCAGTTCGATGCGATGATCGACGTCCATCTCAAGGCGCCCTTCCGGATCCTGAGGGCGGCCTACCGTCCCATCGCGGATGCTGCCCGTGCGGAAGCCGCGGAGGGGCGCGAGGTGATCCGCAAGGTCGTCAACATCTCGTCGGTCGCCGGAACCGGTGGCAATCCCGGACAGGTCAACTACAGCTCCGCGAAATCGGGCGTTCTCGGCATGACCAAGACGCTCGCAAAGGAGTGGGGCCGACTGAAGGTCAACGTCAACTGCGTCGCCTTCGGTTACATCGAGACGCGGCTGACGGTCGCGTCGGACGAGAAGGTGGAACTGGAATTCGAGGGCAACCGCGTCCAGGTCGGCGTACCGGAGAAGGTGGCGCACGGGCTGAAGTCGATGATCCCCATGGGTCGCGCCGGCAGCCCGGAGGAGGCGGCCGACGGCGTCTATCTCTTCTGCGCGCCGGAGAGCAACTACATATCCGGCCAGACCGTCGTCGTCGGCGGCGGCATCTCGATATGA
- a CDS encoding FAS1-like dehydratase domain-containing protein, producing the protein MSEATAQPVNPRGVFDRTTVGIRTRPVSYPVEKGRIAFFCDVVGETNPIHFDEAAARKAGFATIVAPPTFPMVIDLETTNAAKRLGFTPVFDLVRCDLRYLLHGTERYEYSGHLLAGDEITITHEVLGFEDKKGGALELCHLRASLTHAERGEVVAIRRTLVHRLA; encoded by the coding sequence ATGAGCGAGGCAACGGCACAGCCGGTCAATCCGCGCGGCGTCTTCGACCGCACGACCGTAGGGATCAGGACGCGCCCGGTCTCCTACCCCGTCGAGAAGGGCCGTATAGCGTTCTTCTGCGACGTCGTCGGGGAAACCAATCCGATCCATTTCGACGAGGCGGCGGCGCGCAAGGCGGGCTTTGCGACCATCGTCGCGCCGCCGACCTTTCCAATGGTGATCGATCTGGAAACGACCAATGCGGCGAAGCGGCTCGGCTTCACGCCGGTGTTCGACCTCGTCCGCTGCGACCTGCGCTATCTGCTGCATGGTACCGAGCGCTACGAGTATTCCGGCCATCTGCTCGCCGGCGACGAAATCACAATCACGCACGAGGTGCTGGGCTTCGAGGACAAGAAGGGCGGCGCGCTGGAGCTCTGCCATCTGCGCGCCTCGCTCACCCATGCGGAACGCGGGGAGGTGGTCGCGATCCGCCGCACCCTCGTCCATCGGCTGGCGTGA